From one Rattus rattus isolate New Zealand chromosome 15, Rrattus_CSIRO_v1, whole genome shotgun sequence genomic stretch:
- the LOC116884460 gene encoding uncharacterized protein LOC116884460, whose translation MKPSADVLQIIACTVLILVSFVGNVCLFYSTSKCLTGGLQTSFLLIISLVFVHLIKNLVVNILKIVYSSGILLDSVGCKALHFTAALTTSLTIWFMLLFALFYHRKLYQIVYPLSGAANLNQQKYSVKGISALWVAGVAVYIPVLIYTRKPESLNSGNDTGPLSTKRIYMDCLSGFANEQVEFYYGKIFLVLIDILPLAILVFVCSWMALLLLEKKKMTYGDIWVGEDDSETEVLRGAKFSILLMLLITTLWVSHFILVYFLKDLAACVFIPAVLTALSSGFSALSPFLLMLVNYKMKLVSFCGAQREKSTPQPPDVILSPYA comes from the coding sequence ATGAAGCCCTCTGCAGACGTGCTTCAGATCATCGCCTGCACCGTTCTCATCCTCGTGAGCTTCGTAGGAAAcgtgtgtttattttattccaCAAGTAAGTGCCTCACCGGGGGCCTGCAGACATCTTTTCTCCTCATTATCAGCCTCGTGTTTGTCCACCTTATTAAAAACCTGGTGGTGAACATCCTCAAGATTGTTTATTCTTCCGGTATCTTGCTGGACTCAGTTGGTTGCAAAGCTCTACACTTCACCGCAGCGCTGACAACTTCCCTGACCATCTGGTTCATGTTACTCTTTGCCTTGTTCTACCACCGGAAGCTTTACCAAATTGTCTACCCCTTGAGCGGAGCTGCAAACCTGAACCAACAGAAGTATTCTGTGAAGGGTATTTCTGCACTCTGGGTGGCTGGTGTGGCAGTGTATATCCCAGTGTTGATATATACTAGAAAACCAGAGAGCCTCAATTCTGGAAATGATACAGGCCCCCTGTCTACTAAAAGGATTTACATGGACTGCCTAAGTGGCTTTGCAAACGAGCAGGTAGAGTTTTACTATGGGAAAATATTCTTAGTTCTGATTGATATTCTTCCTCTGGCTATCTTAGTATTTGTCTGTTCCTGGATGGCTCTCCTCCTCTTAGAGAAGAAGAAGATGACATATGGCGACATCTGGGTTGGAGAGGATGACTCAGAAACGGAGGTCCTCCGAGGGGCCAAGTTCAGTATCTTGTTAATGCTGCTCATCACCACGCTTTGGGTCTCTCACTTTATCTTAGTCTATTTTTTGAAGGATTTGGCAGCGTGTGTCTTTATCCCAGCTGTTCTCACAgccctgtcctctggcttctctgcTCTCAGTCCTTTCCTGCTTATGTTGGTTAATTACAAAATGAAGCTGGTGTCTTTCTGTGGAGCCCAACGGGAAAAATCCACACCACAGCCTCCAGACGTCATTCTTTCTCCGTATGCTTAA